A window of the Mesorhizobium opportunistum WSM2075 genome harbors these coding sequences:
- the kynU gene encoding kynureninase, whose protein sequence is MNATLDLTAVEAMDAADPLRAMRDRFTLPEGVIYLDGNSLGAAAPAVFNELQKAATKEWAQDLIRAWNTAGWFDMPVALGDQLGRLIGAAPGQTVVCDTTSINIYKVLHAALGMRPDRSVIVAEGDSFPTDLYMAEGVASTRPGTVLRLEGVDAATIEGLIDERVAVILVNHVNYKSGQLRDMAALTRRAHQAGALIVWDLCHTAGALPVELDSANADFAIGCTYKYLNGGPGAPAFIYAAKRHHDDVHQPLSGWWGHARPFAFEQGFAAGSGIRRFLCGTQPMLSMRALKGALDIWDDVDMAAVRTKSIALTDLFIRLVETRCGAYGLELESPRDGNRRGSQISFMHPHGYQVMRALIERGVIGDFRAPSTIRFGFTPLYVGYRDVWQAVEVLEDILRTEAWKEARFAVKTAVT, encoded by the coding sequence ATGAACGCAACGCTCGACCTCACGGCCGTCGAAGCCATGGATGCGGCGGATCCGCTGCGCGCCATGCGCGATCGGTTCACCTTGCCGGAAGGCGTGATCTACCTCGACGGCAATTCGCTCGGCGCCGCGGCGCCTGCGGTTTTCAACGAGCTGCAGAAGGCCGCGACCAAAGAGTGGGCGCAGGACCTCATCCGTGCCTGGAACACCGCCGGCTGGTTCGATATGCCGGTCGCGCTTGGCGACCAGCTCGGCCGGCTGATCGGCGCCGCCCCGGGCCAGACGGTGGTCTGCGACACGACCTCCATCAACATCTACAAGGTACTGCATGCCGCGCTCGGGATGCGGCCGGACCGGTCGGTCATCGTCGCCGAGGGCGATAGCTTTCCGACCGATCTCTATATGGCCGAAGGCGTCGCCTCGACGCGGCCGGGCACCGTGCTGCGGCTCGAAGGCGTCGATGCGGCAACCATTGAAGGGCTGATCGACGAGCGCGTCGCGGTTATCCTGGTCAACCACGTCAATTACAAATCCGGGCAGCTGCGCGACATGGCCGCGCTGACGCGCAGGGCCCATCAGGCCGGCGCGCTGATCGTCTGGGATCTCTGCCACACCGCCGGCGCCTTGCCGGTCGAACTCGACAGCGCCAATGCCGATTTCGCCATCGGCTGCACCTACAAATATCTCAATGGCGGTCCGGGCGCTCCGGCCTTCATCTACGCCGCCAAACGCCACCACGACGATGTCCATCAACCGCTCAGCGGCTGGTGGGGCCATGCGCGGCCATTTGCCTTCGAACAGGGTTTTGCAGCCGGCAGCGGCATCCGCCGCTTCCTGTGCGGCACGCAGCCCATGCTTTCGATGCGGGCGCTGAAAGGTGCGCTGGATATCTGGGACGATGTCGACATGGCTGCGGTGCGCACGAAAAGCATCGCGCTGACCGACCTGTTCATCCGGCTCGTCGAGACCAGATGCGGCGCCTATGGCCTCGAACTGGAGAGCCCGCGGGACGGCAATCGGCGCGGCAGCCAGATTTCCTTCATGCATCCGCATGGCTACCAGGTGATGCGGGCCTTGATCGAGCGCGGCGTGATCGGCGATTTCCGCGCGCCGTCGACCATCCGCTTCGGCTTCACGCCGCTCTATGTCGGCTACAGGGACGTCTGGCAGGCGGTCGAGGTGCTGGAGGACATTTTGCGCACCGAAGCTTGGAAAGAGGCGCGATTTGCAGTCAAGACGGCGGTGACTTGA
- a CDS encoding ABC transporter permease: MGFIQEVLSSFISIMPVTLAQSLILAFVVLGIMIPFRMLNFPDLTSEGAFPLGGCVCGVLLAAGAEPVTGILVAFIVGFAAGCCTAFIHLRFRIHTLLAGILMMTMLYSINLRIMGKSNLSVFGSPTVFDWVPFARPGFPTSKIVVAGLLALVVFVALYMFFRTEKGTAVRAVGANPDMAEAQGINVWAATIGGVGLASAFSASSGALMVQSQGFADVNMGLGILINGLAALMIGEAVVGKQTVWRQLLAPFAGAIIYYQLVSFCLAAGMPPPDLKLATGLFVLAMLALPSLKRSRGPAPAREAIRE; this comes from the coding sequence ATGGGCTTTATTCAGGAAGTTCTCTCAAGCTTCATCTCGATCATGCCGGTCACCCTGGCGCAAAGCCTGATCCTGGCCTTCGTCGTGCTCGGCATCATGATCCCGTTTCGCATGCTGAATTTTCCCGATCTCACCAGCGAAGGCGCGTTTCCGCTGGGCGGCTGCGTCTGCGGCGTGCTGCTGGCTGCCGGAGCAGAGCCGGTGACCGGCATCCTGGTCGCATTCATCGTGGGTTTCGCGGCGGGCTGCTGCACCGCCTTCATCCATCTGCGCTTCCGTATCCACACGCTGCTTGCCGGTATTCTGATGATGACGATGCTCTACAGCATCAATCTTCGCATCATGGGCAAGTCCAATCTCTCCGTCTTCGGTTCGCCCACGGTGTTCGACTGGGTGCCGTTCGCGCGGCCGGGTTTTCCGACCAGCAAGATCGTCGTCGCCGGTCTTCTCGCGCTCGTCGTCTTCGTGGCGCTTTACATGTTCTTCAGGACCGAGAAAGGGACCGCGGTGCGCGCCGTGGGCGCCAATCCTGATATGGCCGAGGCGCAAGGCATCAATGTCTGGGCGGCGACTATAGGCGGCGTCGGGCTGGCGAGCGCGTTTTCGGCGTCAAGCGGCGCGCTGATGGTGCAGTCGCAGGGCTTCGCCGACGTCAATATGGGGCTGGGCATCCTCATCAACGGACTGGCCGCGCTGATGATCGGCGAGGCGGTTGTCGGCAAGCAGACCGTCTGGCGCCAGCTGCTGGCGCCCTTTGCCGGCGCGATCATCTACTACCAGCTGGTGTCGTTCTGCCTTGCCGCCGGCATGCCGCCTCCCGATTTGAAGCTTGCCACTGGCCTGTTCGTGCTCGCCATGCTTGCTCTGCCCAGCCTCAAGCGCAGCCGGGGGCCCGCGCCGGCTCGCGAAGCCATTCGTGAATAA
- a CDS encoding ABC transporter substrate-binding protein, translated as MLKSKSAWLSGLALAGALMVSAGSAAADQIRIGIANFGEHPQLNAAIAGFKKALTDNGFVEGKDVVYTESHTNFDASLVPQMIAKLQAEQPKLIYTITTPVSQIAKKALAGSGIPIVFAAVTDPVAAKLVPSWDAGDEGMTGATDLQDVAAVMAFTKKLLPNAKRFGVPYNPGEANDVALIEKIKAAAPAAGFEVVEVGIDNVNDIQQRIASLAGKADVIYGPTSNLIQPAIAAVSAAARQAGIPVVNADDSAVRNGTVPASFAVNYTQVGVNAGNIAAEILKGKDPKTIAPSRPAYKDHMATISRKAMAAFGIEIPASMADCGCIVD; from the coding sequence ATGTTGAAGTCGAAATCCGCATGGCTGTCGGGATTGGCTCTGGCAGGCGCATTGATGGTCAGCGCCGGGAGCGCCGCGGCCGATCAGATCCGTATCGGCATCGCCAATTTCGGCGAGCATCCGCAATTGAACGCCGCCATAGCCGGCTTCAAGAAGGCGCTGACGGACAATGGCTTCGTCGAGGGCAAGGACGTCGTCTACACAGAGAGCCATACTAATTTCGATGCATCGCTGGTGCCGCAGATGATCGCCAAGCTGCAGGCCGAGCAGCCCAAGCTGATCTACACCATCACCACGCCGGTCTCGCAGATCGCCAAGAAGGCGCTCGCCGGCTCCGGCATTCCGATCGTCTTTGCCGCGGTCACCGACCCGGTGGCGGCCAAGCTGGTGCCGTCGTGGGACGCAGGCGACGAAGGCATGACCGGCGCCACCGATCTGCAGGACGTCGCCGCGGTGATGGCCTTCACCAAGAAGCTTCTGCCGAACGCCAAGCGTTTCGGCGTGCCTTACAATCCGGGCGAGGCCAACGACGTTGCCCTGATCGAGAAGATCAAGGCGGCGGCGCCCGCTGCCGGCTTCGAAGTCGTGGAAGTCGGTATCGACAACGTCAATGACATCCAGCAGCGCATCGCATCGCTCGCCGGCAAGGCCGACGTGATCTACGGCCCGACCTCGAACCTGATCCAGCCGGCGATCGCCGCCGTCTCCGCGGCCGCCCGCCAGGCCGGCATCCCTGTCGTCAACGCCGACGACAGCGCGGTCCGCAACGGCACCGTACCGGCGAGCTTCGCGGTCAATTACACGCAGGTCGGCGTCAACGCCGGCAACATCGCCGCCGAGATCCTCAAGGGCAAGGATCCGAAGACGATCGCGCCGTCGCGCCCGGCCTACAAGGACCACATGGCAACGATTTCCCGCAAGGCGATGGCCGCGTTCGGCATCGAGATACCGGCTTCGATGGCCGATTGCGGCTGCATCGTCGACTGA
- a CDS encoding ABC transporter ATP-binding protein yields MLEIRSARKVFYRGQADEKIALDGLSLSLATGEFGIVIGSNGAGKSSMLNAISGALILDSGKILINGADVTNMPVHKRAARLARVFQDPMRGTAASMTVAENMLLADLRSHKRTLRQGLNATRLASYKERLSILGLGLENRLDTRVDLLSGGQRQSLSLIMAVGGSPDLLLLDEHTAALDPRTAEIVMQATVRAVSALKLTTLMVTHNMQHAVDYGSRVIMLDAGRVLLEVTGEEKARVTVIDLIGHFSVKTDRMLLAS; encoded by the coding sequence ATGCTCGAGATCCGATCCGCGCGCAAAGTATTCTACAGGGGCCAGGCCGACGAGAAGATCGCGCTGGACGGCCTCAGCCTGTCATTGGCGACTGGCGAGTTCGGCATCGTCATCGGCTCCAACGGAGCCGGCAAGAGCAGCATGCTCAATGCCATTTCCGGAGCGCTCATCCTCGATTCCGGCAAGATCCTGATCAACGGCGCCGATGTGACAAATATGCCGGTGCACAAGCGTGCCGCAAGATTGGCGCGGGTGTTCCAGGATCCGATGCGCGGCACCGCCGCCAGCATGACGGTGGCGGAGAACATGCTGCTGGCCGATCTGCGCAGCCACAAGCGCACCCTGCGGCAAGGGCTGAACGCCACACGGCTCGCCTCCTATAAGGAGCGCCTGTCCATACTTGGCCTCGGCCTTGAAAATCGTCTCGATACGCGCGTCGACCTGCTCTCAGGCGGGCAGCGGCAGTCCCTGTCGCTGATCATGGCCGTCGGCGGATCGCCAGACTTGCTTTTGCTCGACGAGCACACAGCGGCGCTCGACCCGCGCACGGCCGAGATCGTCATGCAGGCCACGGTGCGTGCCGTCAGCGCGCTGAAGCTGACCACACTGATGGTGACCCACAACATGCAGCACGCCGTGGACTATGGCAGCCGGGTGATCATGCTCGACGCGGGCCGGGTCCTGCTGGAAGTCACCGGCGAGGAAAAGGCTAGGGTCACGGTTATCGATCTGATCGGCCATTTTTCCGTCAAGACCGACCGCATGTTGTTGGCGAGCTGA